The DNA sequence GTTCTGGATCTGCCTACCGGCGTGTGGACGAGTTCGTCCACACTGGACGAGGTATTCGGAATCGACCGGAACTACGCGCACACCATCGCGGGATGGACAGACCTGATACACCCCGACGACCGCACCATGATGGTTGACTACTTTGAAAAAGAAGTGTTGGGCAAAGGCCTCCCATTCGACCGGGACTATCGCATCATCCGGCTTGACGACCAGTCTGAGCGCTGGGTGCATGGCCTGGGGAGACTGGAGTTCGATGCTCATGGGAAACCCACGAGAATGCTCGGCACGATCCAGGACATCACCACGCAGAAGCGGACGACGGAAGCCCATGCCCGTCTCGCGATGGCGGTCGGGCAGGCGGATGAGGCGATTGTCATCACGGAACCGGACGGCACCATTGTCTATGTGAATCCGGCCTTTGAAAAAATTACCGGATACTCCCCCGAGGAGGCTGTCGGTCAGAATTCGCGCATCCTCAAAAGCGGCGAACACGATGCGGAGTTCTACCGTCAGATGTGGGCCACGCTGACCGCCGGTCGCGTGTGGAGGGGCCACCTCATCAACAGACGGAAAGACGGCGTGCTCTTTGAGGAGGATGCCACCATCTCGCCCGTGCTTGACGCCACGAGCAAGCTCGTCAACTATGTCGCCACCAAACGCGATGTTACGAACGAGGCCGCACTTGAAAATCAACTGCGCCAGGCCCAGAAGATGGAGGCGATCGGCCATCTGGCGGGCGGCGTGGCGCACGATTTTAACAACATGCTCCAGAGCGTCATGGGGTTTGCCGAGCTGGCGCTGGGACGGGTGCCTCCGGACCACCCGGTTCGTGAAGATCTTGAGGAGATTCTGCGCGGCGCGCGGCGCGCGGCCGATCTGACCAAGCAGTTGCTGACCTTCGCCCGGAAACAGACCATCACGCCACGCGTGCTGGACCTCAACGATGCGATCTCCACATCGCTCAAGATGCTGCGGCACCTGGTTGGCGAAAACATCAACCTGACCTGGTTGCCGGGCGGCGCCCTGTGGCCGGTCAAGATGGATCCCAGCCAGATTGACCAATTGCTTGCCAACCTCTGCATCAATGCCCGGGACGCCATCACCGGTGCTGGCACGATCACCATTGAAACCGTTAATCAATCGATCGACGAGGCCTATTGCTTTCGGCAGCCTAACGCCGTTCCTGGAGACTATGTCCTATGCAGGGTCAGCGACGACGGCTGCGGCATGGAGAAGGATGTTCAGGCTCATATCTTCGAGCCGTTCTTCACCACCAAGAGCGCGGGCGAAGGCACGGGCCTGGGGCTGGCCAT is a window from the Lentisphaerota bacterium genome containing:
- a CDS encoding response regulator, whose product is MTRLITRSTMDKPRLKILAIDDQADNLTTLRAVMKDSLPACTLLTALSGSRGIELALAEDPDVILLDIVIPDMDGYEICRRLKADERMRSIPVVFLTALRTDRASRIKALESGAEGFLAKPLNEQELVAEVYAMAQIKAATLRLRDEKERLAVLVSERTKALQQSQLSLLHTLNDLRTENEAHKHTENVLRDSERLLRESQNIASLGSYVLDLPTGVWTSSSTLDEVFGIDRNYAHTIAGWTDLIHPDDRTMMVDYFEKEVLGKGLPFDRDYRIIRLDDQSERWVHGLGRLEFDAHGKPTRMLGTIQDITTQKRTTEAHARLAMAVGQADEAIVITEPDGTIVYVNPAFEKITGYSPEEAVGQNSRILKSGEHDAEFYRQMWATLTAGRVWRGHLINRRKDGVLFEEDATISPVLDATSKLVNYVATKRDVTNEAALENQLRQAQKMEAIGHLAGGVAHDFNNMLQSVMGFAELALGRVPPDHPVREDLEEILRGARRAADLTKQLLTFARKQTITPRVLDLNDAISTSLKMLRHLVGENINLTWLPGGALWPVKMDPSQIDQLLANLCINARDAITGAGTITIETVNQSIDEAYCFRQPNAVPGDYVLCRVSDDGCGMEKDVQAHIFEPFFTTKSAGEGTGLGLAMVYGIVKQNRGFINVYSETGQGTTFRIYLPRLGSDATDKAKKTAAPASLGGTETILLVDDEIGVRTIVTLLLKHFGYTVLTADGPEVALHMAAQHAGPIHLLLTDIAMPGMNGRDLALKLVETRPATKVLFISGYAATAIAKNELSDAVSAFLSKPFTRDELARKVRDVLDAKPTHPSSPVAPR